One genomic segment of Plasmodium cynomolgi strain B DNA, chromosome 14, whole genome shotgun sequence includes these proteins:
- a CDS encoding hypothetical protein (putative) has translation MKIEERRSSNDSSVKSKSGGKATAPSSERKKSVGAEDRGPDKDNKSGGSGGGSGGGSGGSSWNNHGEGTHSRAESVSKKKSEKGEKGEKGEKSEKNEKNEKNEKSGKSGKSEKAGQKNIEQGGKTNGSHASEKNHDQGKSKSSSSSNSRSKIDNSKTNEKKESLKNVKSNSSESLKHKGSNSRESIASRESSKSNKSKSEKGGGGNSGGVTEDGKRDKTPHSNSDKKKKDPPNDKHDVKVNNKLISKNNKPKNVNSKSNSNSNSGTSTNHSSSSASRGGDEKNKMSVLSSGVKEGVKSQAPGSSHGGSNSSSKGGSTKNDSAKGVSTKKDSSKGGSSKSDPSKGGSSKSDPSKGGSSKSDPSKGGSSKSDPSKGGSSKNDPSKSGSTKNDASKSAPPKGLPSKNSTSKNSTSKNSSSKNSSSKNSSSKNTPSKSTPAKSTPSKSGSSKSEPSKGAPPKVEASKVEASKVEASKSGSLKSGPSKNEASKGGSSKNSLSRSDSIKSSSSKNTVSKNDTLRSSSTKSLSKNASQETVNSEHVKKEKKASTASAASSSSKAAQKSNEDVGELMSSHTASSKEESSKASRGVSDAKKKVKSDRSEKTEREKSTKSVSESDNEVPEQRSSKKKSGGTSRENDSVKNNLSKSSKSGATEMASKKDVAKKGSSDQKKKKNNSKGSSRKDRRADSKSSKSKDSSKGSSKGNSKGNSKGSSKDKRKSAKYNEEEEEEEEEEDTEEGESEVEETENDDVEEEEEEEEEEEDEESVDAGQREEEDEDDDDEKDDGDDEDDGDNEDDGDDDDDDDDDDDDDDDDDDDDDDDEYQENGPKRRSSSSSKQVAKDSVTKKKKKKKRSSFSLKKKKRYPKGSQQGGSKSMSKSISKSLSKGSSKSSSKSKKAVKKEKKKNSHNKGKDSSKGKDSSKGKDSSKGKDSSKGKDSSKGKGSSNSKGSSKGSSKNKVKRENASEKDADEEENSYFDDHGYSLDARKSVLAERERKRNLKESYIKQMKLPTYVDDESILFINNPNYVMVLLFLTVYKDVLKMSWNFKDIDEMYFNSKSIFMYRYISRIFEDKQESLVRVVNFHELFPVLEGRREKKSKSGGGGGGGGTSGGGSSSKKKKNDKKKKKKKKAKAEEDVKAEELFDEETIENDEVNDEVNEDANDEVNDDANDDANDDANDEVNDDANDDANEFDEEEPDGEDDQGEEDENDSENEVDEVIDGDDAEDPSEGQGRDHPPSNEARDARKKSSSQGKAEQSSSAKLVKQEEKSHGDRSPQTRESQGKGGPSLQDGSSLKKGSSLGIANDGEDLQAEKRDTPETVEGEEAMEGAEGAEAASIVRSDHPEGLASQHGVSTTTTAAATATATVATSAANSSNTPGGTETEGGANNQSGQPMDGVKNEEMQDDKRLSKKLFLEWDDLSVISKLRIIRMLLNLVLCESNNLKKMLKEEKINYNNGYLGKINNDKYWFILNDTINIEFKLYVEKEEKGTFEFLCDDDDVLYSIGYNLLKDTETKVMGETIIERYNKICRERRNRSRILKQQKKLCSDFNLDGGSLLISKKRQHKQVEHFNFDNDKMRKKKNEGGGMYGGGGGSSSGYAYGLNANNPYALQKNNYQKNDRSFRLAARNAQKGNGLVGGELDGLENQEYQQSGSATVGVDGVISKGGLAEAAQLNSVGGTAVGVLAAGGGVGGGAGGAAGGTVNNLQGANAGALGTGGVVVKIPQKRGRKKKSEKKKRGRKKKILTEGGALAGGSLTGLVSDPNNPLAVGTQVKEMKKAMGTTTRVRKTPYSKRTAKPTVSIKYGTRSHSISKHRNETMPFRDFPMSHGLPPESIYKNGTVDSKYFNPNMHVNNFISPNINSAYGMQANVLNMRGNKMDSPPHPGSYNFPYMYNPQLYGQYYMYNGNMYMLNNASGGMFSQNAGAAGGSGGTGKEIKSEGGFMVKGGSAGKGTTISSTSSLNNSGIGPGGSGGSKGALSGNNPEGEGPNEMSGSEGAGQISAPMGSSMTTPISAPMNMMNSVSGGDGMGGGMGSGMSGGMSGGMNYMDPMSKYQPYVLNRSAVNNLPSNPMYNSLYNLKFPYMNNDMMNYNYNLSNFQNVGYDKMNKVGGGGPGGAPGAPGAGPTPAAAAAAAGMFKRYPNFMSGAFPPPYGNMNNPYANFNAYNMGYQRSEAYGSIPAGGVGAGSGAVAAGSAAGGTASGGTAPGAGSFKSKLVDLNAGESSTGVAGATTGTSVSPTAGVGSGYHMANVKSRSGNNDMQSAAPTQEKSPTQLVPSAAVPSGVNPASGETNQKEERDRVENLMNYMLMHPGRSTADINHGSNGKNNSSMASLENSVIKNSLNGSGNLLAGGEVSASGVILENSSMNQSSNHPRHAHHPQPLHPGGGPSEGGLKLNVSDPSGNNYLSMHCGNASNRSCSLPNTGDQIPLSGVNNNFAKDGASGSDEAANKEGNGSG, from the exons atgaagatcgAAGAGAGAAGGAGCTCCAACGACTCAAGTGTGAAGAGCAAAAGTGGCGGCAAGGCGACCGCCCCAAGTTctgagaggaaaaaaagtgtcgGTGCAGAGGATCGTGGCCCCGATAAGGACAACAAAAGTGGCGGCAGCggtgggggaagcggtgggggaagcggtggaagTAGTTGGAATAACCACGGCGAAGGGACCCACAGCCGCGCGGAGAGCGTCTCCAAgaagaaaagcgaaaaaggcgaaaaaggagaaaaaggagaaaaaagcgaGAAGAATGAGAAGAATGAGAAGAATGAGAAGAGCGGGAAGAGCGGGAAGAGCGAGAAGGCCGGCCAGAAGAACATCGAGCAGGGCGGAAAAACGAATGGCAGCCATGCCAGCGAAAAGAACCATGATCagggaaaaagcaaaagctCCTCGTCCTCCAACAGCAGATCCAAAATTGACAACTCAAAGACGaacgagaaaaaggaaagtcttaaaaatgttaaaagcAACTCGAGCGAGTCGTTGAAGCACAAGGGATCCAACTCGAGGGAAAGCATCGCCTCGAGGGAAAGCTCCAAGTCGAATAAgagcaaaagtgaaaagggaGGAGGTGGCAACAGTGGAGGAGTCACAGAAGATGGGAAAAGGGATAAGACCCCCCACTCCAacagtgacaaaaaaaagaaagatcCCCCGAACGACAAGCACGACGTTAAAGTAAACAACAAACTAATTTCTAAGAATAACAAACCCAAAAATGTTAACAGTAAAAGTAACAGTAACAGTAACAGTGGCACCTCCACCAACCACAGTAGCAGCAGCGCTAGCAGAGGTGGTGatgagaagaacaaaatgagcgTTCTTTCATCCGGCGTGAAGGAGGGCGTAAAAAGCCAGGCCCCCGGCAGTAGCCACGGAGGTAGTAACAGTAGCAGCAAGGGCGGCTCAACAAAGAATGACTCCGCAAAGGGCGTCTCAACAAAGAAGGACTCCTCCAAGGGCGGTTCCTCCAAGAGTGACCCCTCTAAGGGCGGTTCCTCCAAGAGTGACCCCTCTAAGGGAGGTTCCTCCAAGAGTGACCCCTCTAAGGGAGGTTCCTCCAAAAGTGACCCCTCTAAGGGCGGTTCCTCCAAAAATGACCCTTCCAAGAGCGGCTCAACAAAGAATGACGCTTCGAAGAGCGCCCCGCCAAAGGGTCTCCCGTCCAAAAACTCCACCTCGAAAAACTCCACCTCGAAAAACTCCTCCTCGAAGAACTCCTCCTCGAAGAACTCCTCCTCGAAAAACACCCCTTCGAAGAGCACCCCAGCGAAGAGCACCCCGTCGAAAAGTGGCTCCTCAAAAAGTGAGCCATCAAAAGGAGCCCCCCCCAAGGTTGAGGCCTCCAAGGTTGAGGCCTCCAAGGTTGAGGCCTCCAAAAGTGGCTCCCTCAAAAGTGGGCCCTCCAAAAATGAGGCTTCCAAAGGTGGCAGTTCGAAGAATTCCCTTTCGAGAAGTGACTCCATTAAAAGCAGCTCGTCCAAGAATACTGTGTCAAAGAATGACACGCTTAGAAGTAGCTCAACAAAAAGCCTTTCTAAGAACGCTAGTCAAGAAACTGTAAACAGCGAGCATgttaagaaggagaagaaagctTCGACGGCATCGGCAGCATCAAGCAGCAGCAAAGCAGCCCAAAAGAGCAACGAAGATGTAGGCGAGTTGATGAGTAGCCACACGGCTAGTTCGAAGGAGGAGAGCTCCAAGGCGAGCAGAGGTGTTTCCGACGcgaagaaaaaggtaaaatcGGATAGGTctgaaaaaacagaaagggagaagagCACCAAGAGTGTTAGCGAAAGCGACAATGAGGTTCCTGAACAGAGAAGctcgaagaagaaaagcggAGGAACCAGTAGGGAAAACGACTCCGTGAAGAATAACCTTTCTAAAAGCAGCAAATCGGGAGCAACTGAAATGGCCAGCAAGAAGGATGTCGCGAAGAAGGGTTCCTCGGatcagaagaaaaagaagaacaacagTAAGGGCAGCTCGAGAAAGGATCGTCGAGCAGACTCGAAATCGAGCAAGAGCAAGGACAGCAGTAAGGGTAGCAGCAAGGGCAACAGTAAGGGCAACAGTAAGGGCAGCAGTaaggataaaagaaaaagtgcgAAGTAtaacgaagaggaggaggaggaggaggaggaggaggacaccgaggagggggagagcGAAGTGGAAGAAACGGAGAATGATGatgtggaggaagaagaggaggaggaagaagaggaagaagatgaagaaagcGTAGATGCGGGGCagagagaagaagaagatgaggatgacgatgatgaaaAGGATGACGGGGATGACGAGGATGACGGGGATAACGAGGATGACGGGGATGACGACGACGATGAcgacgatgacgatgatgatgacgacgacgatgacgacgacgacgatgatgatgagtACCAAGAAAATGGCCCGAAGAGGCGGTCATCTTCTTCATCCAAGCAGGTCGCCAAAGACAGCgtgacgaagaagaagaagaagaaaaagagaagctCCTTTAGCctcaaaaagaagaagcggtATCCTAAGGGAAGCCAGCAAGGTGGCAGCAAGAGCATGAGCAAGAGCATCAGCAAGAGCCTCAGCAAAGGCAGCAGCAAGAGCAGCAGCAAGAGCAAGAAGGccgtgaagaaggaaaagaagaagaacagcCATAACAAGGGCAAGGACAGTAGCAAGGGCAAGGACAGTAGCAAGGGCAAGGACAGTAGCAAGGGCAAGGACAGTAGCAAGGGCAAGGACAGTAGCAAGGGCAAGGGCAGTAGCAATAGCAAGGGCAGTAGCAAGGGCAGTAGCAAGAACAaggtgaaaagggaaaacgcCTCGGAGAAAGATGCAGACGAGGAAGAAAACTCCTACTTTGACGATCACGGCTATTCCCTGGACGCAAGGAAAAGTGTCTTGGCGGagagggaaaggaaaaggaatcTCAAGGAGAGTTACATTAAGCAGATGAAGCTACCCACCTATGTAGATGATGAATCCATCCTCTTTATTAATAATCCCAATTATGTGATGGTGTTGCTGTTCCTAACTGTGTACAAAGACGTGCTTAAGATGAGTTGGAACTTCAAAGACATCGATGAAAT GTACTTTAACTCGAAGTCGATATTTATGTATAGATATATTTCTCGTATTTTTGAGGACAAGCAGGAGTCCCTGGTGAGGGTCGTAAATTTCCACGAGCTTTTCCCCGTGCTGGAGGggagaagggagaagaagagcAAGTCGGgaggtggtggtggtgggggTGGCACGTCAGGTGGGGGGAGCAGTtctaagaagaagaagaatgataagaagaagaagaaaaagaagaaagcgaAGGCGGAGGAGGATGTCAAGGCGGAGGAGCTGTTTGACGAGGAGACCATCGAGAACGACGAGGTGAACGATGAGGTGAATGAGGATGCGAACGATGAGGTGAACGACGATGCGAATGACGATGCGAATGACGATGCGAACGACGAGGTGAACGACGATGCGAATGACGATGCGAACGAGTTCGACGAGGAGGAGCCGGATGGGGAGGACGaccagggggaggaggacgaaAATGACAGCGAGAACGAAGTGGACGAGGTGATCGACGGGGACGACGCGGAAGACCCCTCCGAGGGACAGGGCCGTGACCACCCCCCTTCGAATGAAGCGCGTGACGCGCGTAAGAAATCGAGCAGCCAAGGCAAAGCGGAGCAGTCATCGTCAGCGAAGCTGGTCaagcaggaggagaagtCCCACGGGGACAGGAGCCCCCAAACGAGGGAATCCCAAGGAAAGGGCGGACCTTCGTTACAGGACGGATCCTCGTTAAAGAAGGGATCCTCGTTGGGCATCGCAAACGACGGGGAGGATCTCCAGGCGGAGAAGAGGGACACCCCGGAAACggtggaaggggaggaagcgatGGAAGGGGCGGAAGGGGCGGAAGCGGCGTCCATCGTAAGAAGCGACCACCCTGAAGGATTGGCGTCTCAACACGGAGTTAGCACTACGACGACCGCGGCTGCGACTGCTACTGCTACTGTGGCCACCTCTGCCGCTAACAGTAGTAATACCCCCGGGGGGACAGAAACGGAGGGGGGCGCGAACAACCAAAGTGGCCAGCCCATGGACGGAGTGAAGAACGAAGAGATGCAAGATGACAAAAGATTGAGCAAAAAGCTGTTTCTCGAATGGGACGACCTGAGCGTTATATCCAAGTTAAGAATCATCAGGATGCTCCTAAATTTAGTCCTATGCGAAAGTAATAACTTaaagaaaatgttaaaagaagaaaaaataaactacaACAACGGATActtgggaaaaataaataatgacaAATATTGGTTTATCCTGAATGACACGATAAATATTGAGTTTAAGTTGTAtgtggagaaggaggagaaagggACGTTTGAATTTCTTtgtgacgatgatgatgtcCTGTATAGTATAGGATACAACCTGTTGAAGGATACAGAGACCAAGGTGATGGGGGAGACCATTATCGAGaggtataataaaatatgcagggagagaagaaataGAAGCAGAATTTTGaagcagcagaagaagcTTTGTTCTGATTTTAATCTGGACGGTGGTTCCTTACTCATCTCAAAGAAGAGACAGCATAAGCAGGTGGAGCATTTCAACTTTGACAAtgataaaatgagaaagaaaaaaaacgagggTGGTGGCATGtatggaggagggggaggtaGTAGTAGTGGCTATGCCTATGGTTTGAATGCGAACAATCCGTATGCTTTACAAAAGAATAACTACCAGAAGAATGACCGGTCGTTTAGGTTGGCGGCGAGGAATGCTCAGAAGGGCAACGGACTGGTGGGTGGGGAGCTGGATGGATTGGAAAATCAGGAGTACCAGCAGAGTGGAAGTGCTACTGTTGGTGTGGATGGTGTTATTAGCAAGGGGGGATTGGCGGAGGCTGCTCAGCTTAACAGTGTTGGTGGCACCGCCGTAGGAGTGTTAGCAGCAGGTGGCGGGGTAGGCGGCGGGGCAGGCGGCGCGGCAGGCGGCACGGTTAACAATTTGCAAGGTGCCAATGCAGGTGCGCTGGGCACGGGAGGTGTCGTGGTGAAAATTCCCCAGAAGAGAGgtcggaagaaaaaatcggagaaaaaaaaaagaggacgcAAGAAGAAGATTCTCACAGAAGGGGGAGCACTCGCAGGAGGATCCCTTACCGGGTTGGTCTCCGATCCGAATAATCCACTTGCAGTAGGAACCCAGGTTAAGGAAATGAAGAAGGCCATGGGAACCACCACCAGGGTGAGGAAAACGCCCTACAGTAAAAGAACCGCCAAGCCAACTGTCTCAATTAAGTACGGAACTAGAAGCCACTCCATAAGTAAACATAGAAACGAAACGATGCCTTTTAGGGACTTTCCTATGAGCCATGGACTACCCCCTGAATCGATTTACAAAAACGGAACTGTGGACTCAAAATATTTCAACCCTAATATGCACGTTAATAATTTCATAAGCCCTAACATTAACAGCGCTTATGGCATGCAGGCTAATGTGCTTAACATGAGGggcaacaaaatggacagtCCCCCCCACCCTGGCAGCTACAACTTCCCATACATGTACAACCCGCAGCTGTATGGGCAGTACTACATGTACAATGggaatatgtatatgttgaATAACGCTTCTGGGGGGATGTTTAGTCAGAATGCTGGTGCGGCGGGGGGGAGTGGTGGTACTGGTAAGGAGATCAAGAGCGAGGGCGGCTTTATGGTGAAGGGAGGCTCCGCTGGAAAGGGGACAACGATTAGCAGCACAAGCAGCCTGAACAACAGCGGCATTGGCCCCGGGGGTAGTGGAGGAAGCAAGGGCGCGCTGAGCGGCAACAACCCGGAGGGCGAAGGGCCCAATGAGATGAGTGGAAGCGAGGGGGCTGGCCAGATCAGCGCCCCGATGGGTTCGTCCATGACAACGCCTATTTCGGCTCCCATGAATATGATGAACTCGGTAAGCGGCGGCGACGGGATGGGCGGCGGGATGGGCAGCGGGATGAGCGGCGGGATGAGCGGCGGAATGAATTACATGGACCCCATGAGCAAGTACCAGCCGTATGTCCTAAACCGAAGCGCAGTGAATAATTTGCCATCCAACCCCATGTACAACAGCCTGTACAATTTGAAGTTCCCTTACATGAACAACGACATGATGAATTATAACTACAATTTGAGTaatttccaaaatgtggGCTACGATAAAATGAACAAGGTAGGAGGAGGGGGACCAGGAGGAGCACCCGGAGCACCAGGAGCCGGACCAACaccagcagcagcagcagcagcagctgGGATGTTCAAGAGGTACCCCAATTTCATGAGCGGAGCTTTCCCACCCCCCTACGGCAACATGAATAACCCGTATGCTAACTTCAACGCGTATAATATGGGTTATCAGAGGAGTGAGGCGTATGGCTCGATCCCTGCTGGAGGGGTGGGGGCTGGATCGGGAGCGGTAGCAGCTGGATCAGCGGCAGGGGGAACCGCGTCGGGGGGAACCGCGCCTGGGGCAGGCTCCTTTAAGAGCAAGCTGGTGGACCTGAACGCGGGCGAGAGTAGTACCGGGGTGGCAGGGGCCACTACCGGAACGTCCGTTTCCCCAACTGCAGGTGTAGGAAGCGGTTACCACATGGCTAATGTGAAAAGCCGAAGTGGTAACAATGACATGCAGAGCGCAGCACCAACCCAGGAGAAGTCGCCAACACAGTTGGTCCCATCAGCAGCGGTACCCTCGGGTGTTAATCCCGCATCAGGTGAGACAAAccagaaggaagaaagagaTCGAGttgaaaatttaatgaacTACATGTTGATGCACCCAGGGAGGAGTACCGCAGACATAAATCATGGTAGCAATGGAAAGAATAACAGTTCGATGGCTAGCTTAGAAAATAGTGTTATTAAGAATAGCCTGAACGGTTCAGGCAACTTATTGGCAGGAGGAGAGGTGTCCGCTTCTGGTGTGATATTGGAAAATTCGAGCATGAATCAGTCGAGTAACCACCCTCGCCACGCGCATCATCCGCAGCCCCTTCACCCGGGTGGGGGTCCCTCGGAAGGAGGCTTAAAGCTGAATGTAAGTGACCCAAGCGGAAATAACTACCTATCCATGCATTGCGGAAATGCAAGCAACCGGAGTTGTAGCTTACCCAACACGGGGGATCAGATTCCCCTGAGTGGCGTTAACAATAACTTCGCAAAGGATGGAGCCAGTGGATCGGATGAGGCGGCAAACAAGGAGGGGAATGGTAGCGGTTAG